In the Desulfuromonas sp. DDH964 genome, CCGGCGCCATCGACGGCGCCTTTTTGCTCACCCCCATCGGCCTGACCCTGCGCAACAAGGGGGTGCCCCTCAAGGTGGTGCTGCTCGGCCATCGCAATGGCAGCGTCATCACCGTCAAGAGTGGCGACGAGATCCAGCGCATCGACGACCTCAAGGGGCGCACCATCGCCATCCCCAGCCCATTCTCGACCCACAATCTGCTGCTGCGCAAGCTGCTCACCGAGTGCGGCATCGATCCGAACACCGAGGTCAAGCTGCTCGATATGGCCCCGCCGGAGATGCCGGTGGCGCTGGCCACCGGCCGCATCGACGGCTACATCGTCGCTGAACCCTTCGGGGCCCAGGCCGAGTTCCAGAAGGTCGGCAAGGTGCTGACCCTCTCCAAGGATATCTGGCCCGATCACATCTGTTGCGTCCTCAACCTGCGTGAAGCAGTGATCGACACTTACCCGGAAGCGGTGCAGGAACTGATCGACGGTATGCAGCGCACCGCCCGTTTCATTCAGCAGGATCCGGTCGCCGCCGCCCGGGCCTCGGTGAAGTACCTCGGACAGAAGGCCGAGGTGGTGGAGTTCGTCCTGACCAAGCCGGCCGGGCGGCTGACCTTCGACCGGCTCAAGCCTGACCTTGCCGATTTTACCGCCACCCAGAAACTGATGCTCCAGTTCGGCGTCGCCAAGGATGAGGTTGATCTGACCGACTATGTCGACACCCGTTTCTTCGCCGGCTGATATGTTGCGCTTTTTTAAACGGTTTCACCCCCTGTTGCCGCTGTCTGCCTTGACCGGCTTTGTGCTGCTCTGGCAGATGGCGGCTTCTTTCTATCCGCCGGCACTCTTCCCGTCGCCTCTCGCGGTGCTGGCGGCGTTGCGTGAACTGGCGGCCAGCGGTCTGCTCTGGGAGCATATCGGCATCAGCCTGTGGCGCTTCGCCAGTGCCTACCTGCTGGCGGTGGCGATCGCCATCCCCCTCGGCCTGCTCCTCGGCCAGCACCCCAGGTGCCGCCGCGCCGTCGATCCGCTGTTGCAGGTGCTGCGGCCGATCTCGCCCATCGCCTGGTTTCCGCTGGCGGTTTTGTGGTTCGGCATCGGCAACGCCCCGGCGATCTTCATCATCTTTCTCGCCGCCTTCTACCCGGTGCTGCTCGCCACGGTCGATGCGGTGCGCCAGGTGCCGGAGGTTTATCTGAAGGTGGCGGCCAATTTCGGTGCCGGACGACGCATGACCTTTCTCAAGGTCATTGTTCCGGCCGCCTTTCCGGGGATCATGGTCGGCCTGCACATCGCCGTCGGCACCGCCTGGATTCACCTGGTCGCCGGCGAGATGCTCGGGGCCCAGTCGGGCCTTGGCTACCTGATCGTCGACGCGCGCAACTTTCTGCGCACCGACTGGATCATGGCCGGCATGCTGGTGGTCGGTCTGCTTGGGCTGGCGATCTACCGGGGGATGCGGGGCGCGGAGGGGTTCATCGGCCGCCTCTGGGGGAAGACGCCATCATGACTGCGGTGCCGACCAACAGCAAAATTCTGCTGCGCGAGGTGGAAAAGCGCTTCCCCAACCAGCGCGGCGCGGCGACCTGCGCCCTGGCCAGCGTCGATCTGGAGATCGCCGCCGGCGAGTTCGTCTGTCTGGTCGGGCCGAGCGGGTGCGGCAAGACCACGCTGATCAACCTGCTGGCCGGCTTCACCCGGCCGAGCAGCGGGCGGATTGAAATCGATGGCCGGCAGGTGCTCGGCCCCGACCCCGATCACATCATGATCTTTCAGGATTATGGTCTCTACCCCTGGAAAAGCGCCCTCGGCAATATCCTCTTCGCCCTTGAGGCCCGCGGACAGCGCGGCGCCGAGGCGCAGGAGCGGGCCCGGCATTATCTGGATCTGGTCGGTCTTGGTCAGGCCGCGGACCGGCATCCGCACCAGCTCTCCGGCGGCATGCGGCAGCGCGTCGCCCTGGCCCGGGCCCTGGCGGTCGAACCAAGCGTGCTGTTCATGGACGAGCCGTTCGCGGCGCTGGATGCCTTCACCCGTCTGCGGCTGCAGGACGAACTGCTGCGGCTCTGGCAGCAGAAAAAGCCGACCGTGGTGTTCGTCACCCACGATCTCGACGAGGCAGTCTACCTCGGCGGCAAGGTGGTGCTGATGGCGCCGAACCCCGGCCGGGTGCAGAAGATCGTCAGCATCGACCTGGCGCGCCCCTGCGACCGCACCGGCGATGACTTCAGCACCTATCGCCGGGAACTGTTCCGGGAATTTCAATTGGTACATGAACAGGCTCAAGACTATGTCATCTGATCCATCCGCCGCGACCCTGCCCGGCGAACAGCTTGCGGCGGCGCGGGTCGCCATCAACGGTTTCGGCCGCATCGGACGCACGGTTCTGCGCCTGGCGCAGCATTCGCCGGCCATCGAGGTGGTGGCGATCAACGATCTGGCTCCGCCGCGGACCCTGGCCCATCTGTTCCAATACGATTCCGTGCATGGCCCCTTTGCGGGAAGTGTCGATGTGGAGGCCGGTGCCATGCGGATCGATGGCCGCACTATCCGGATGTTGCAGATCCCCGACCCGGCCGTGCTCCCCTGGCGGGAGTTGGGAATCGATATCGTCATCGAGGCCACCGGCCGTTTCGCCCGCCGCGCCGCTGCCGAAAAGCACCTGCACGCCGGCGCCCGGCGGGTGATCATCAGCGCGCCCTGTGCCGATGCCGACCTGACCGTTTGCCTGGGGGTCAATGAAGCCGACTGCCGCCCGGAGCAGCAGATTCTTTCCAACGCCTCCTGCACCGCCAACTGTCTGGCTCCCATCGCCAAGGTTCTGCTGGAGAGGTTCGGGATTGCCAAAGGGATGATGAACACCGTCCATCCCGCCACCAACAACCAGGCCCTCAGCGATCAACCCCACGCCGACCCGCGGCGCGGCCGGGCGGCTGGACTCTCCATCATCCCGACGACCACCTCGGCGATTGCCGCGGTGGAGCAGGTTCTGCCGGAGCTGGCGGGGCGGCTGCAGGGGATGGCAGTGCGTGTTCCGACCGCCAGCGTCGCGCTGCTCGACCTGGTCGTCGAGACCCGTGTCGCCACCAGCGTGGCCGAGGTCAATTCGGTATTGCGTTCGGCGGCCCAGGGCCGCCTCAAGGGGATTGTCGAGTATTGCGAGCTGCCGCTGGTCTCCCGGGACTTTCAAGGCCGCTGCGCCTCGGCCATTGTCGATGGTCTTTGTACTACCGTCACTGGCGGCAACCTGGTGCGTGTTATCGCCTGGTACGACAACGAAACCGGCTATGCCAGCCGGCTGGTCGAGCTGGCCGCCTACCTCGCCCGGCAGGAGTCGGCGCCGCCGGTGCAGGTCGCCGTCTGAAGCGAAATTAAATTCGCGGCGCCCCAAAATAAGCTTGACAAGCCAAGGTACTTTTATTAGCCTACAAAAACGATAGACATACAGTTTTAATTGACGAGGCCATCCAGCCCACACAACGCCGAATCTGCCCCTTCTTGGCAGGCGGTTCGGTTTTACCTCTTTTCTGACTAAGGAGATTTGACCATGAGTGAAGCGACCGAACCGCAGTACCGCCCCGAGACCCTGGCCCTGCACGCTGGCCAGAAACCCGACCCGACCACCAAGGCGCGGGCGGTGCCGATCTACCAGACCACCTCCTACGTCTTCGACGACGCCGACCATGCGGCGCGGCTCTTCGGCCTGCAGGAATTCGGCAACATCTACACCCGGCTGATGAACCCGACCTCGGATGTCTTCGAGCAGCGGGTCGCCGCCCTCGAAGGAGGGGTGGCGGCGCTGGCGGTCGCCTCGGGGCAGTCGGCGATCAGCCTGGCGCTGCTCACCCTGGCCCATGCCGGCGACGAGATCGTTTCGGCGGCCAGCCTCTACGGCGGCACCTACAACCTGTTTCACTACACCTTTCCCCAGCTCGGCATTACGGTGAAGTTCGTCGACCCGTCCGATCCGGAGAATTTCCGCAAGGCGATCACGCCGAAAACCAAAGCAATCTACGCCGAGAGCGTCGGCAATCCGAAACTCGATGTGCTCGATATCGCCGCCGTCGCCAGAATCGCCCACGACCATGATCTGCCGCTGGTGGTCGACAACACCACGCCGTCCCCCTACCTGATCAACCCCCTCAAGCACGGCGCCGACATCGTCGTCCACTCGGCGACCAAGTTCATTGGCGGCCACGGCACCTCCATCGGCGGCGTCATCGTCGACGGCGGCACCTTCAACTGGGGGAACGGCAAGTTTCCGCAGCTCGCCAAGCCCGATCCCTCGTATCACGGGGTCAACTTCTGGGAAGTGCTGGGCAATATCGCCTACATCGTCAAAATCCGCGTGCAGCTGCTGCGCGATCTCGGTCCGGCCGTCTCCCCCTTCAACTCCTTCCTCTTCCTGCAGGGGCTTGAGACGCTCCACCTGCGCCTGGAGCGCCACAGTACCAACGCCCTGGCCGTTGCCCAATATCTGCAAAAGCACCCCAAGGTCGGCTGGGTCAACTATCCGGGACTGCCGGAGCACCCCTCTCATGAGTTGGCGAAGAAGTACCACAATCACGCCCTCTACGGCGCCCTGATCGGCTTCGGCATCAAGGGTGGAATCGAGGAAGGGAAGAAGTTCATCAACGCCCTCAAGCTCCACTCGCTGCTGGCCAATATCGGCGACGCCAAGTCGCTGGTGATCCACCCGGCCTCGACCACCCATCAGCAGCTCACCGCCGCCGAGCAGCTCGAAGCCGGCGTCACCCCCGACTTCATCCGCCTGTCGGTGGGGATCGAGAACCTGCAGGACATCATCGCCGACCTGGAGCAGGCGCTGGCGCAGATTTGAAACCTGACAACCGGGGTGCGCCCCGGAACATGCTGACCAGACAACTGGAGGCCGGATACACCCCGAAACGTGGGTGTGTTCGGCCTTTTTTGTTCCCGGCACACCAGCAGGACTCAAGGACATGTCCGACCATGACACGGATAAAAGCGCCCAGTAAACAACAGCTGATCAAAAAAGCCCGCGACCTCGGGGCGAGCCTCGTCGGCTTCGCGCCGGTTGAGCGCTGGGAAGAGTTTGACGAGGTGCGTCCCGACTACCGGCCGACCGCCCTGTGGAAGGAGGCGCGTACGGTCATCGTCATCGGCGTGCCGATGCTGCTGCCGATCATCGAGACGACGCCGTCGATCAACTATCAGGAGATGTACAACGCCTCCAACAGTCTCCTCGACCAGATCGGCTTTCGCCTGTCGATCTACCTCAACGACCGCGGCGCTCCGGCGATCTTCATGCCGCGGGACGGCTACGGCAATCTCGAAATTCTGCTCGAACTGCCGCCGGGGTGTTTCAGCCACGTCTTTGCCGCCAAATACGCCGGGCTTGGCACCATCGGCTACAGCCACAACCTCCTCGTCCCCGAATACGGACCGCGGGTGCGGCTGGTCTCGATCCTGACCAGTCTGGAACTGCCGGCGACGCCGCTGCTGAAGAAGGAGCTCTGCATCAAGTGCGACCTCTGCCGCAAACTCTGCCCGTCGCAGGCCTTTACCACCCGCGACGACCAGCTGATTGCCGACATGGATGTCGATGCCTGCACCCGTCATCACCAGGTGCTGCGCGCGGAAAACCGCTGGCCCTGCGGCATCTGCGCCAAGGTCTGCCCGATCGGCGCCGACCGCGCCCTGTACGCCAGCACCAATCTCGGCCTCTATCTCGACGAACGCGAGGCCATCGAAAAGAATCCCGACGACCCGCGCTACAAGAGCTGGGTCCACCAGCGCCGCCACGGCTCGTCGGGCAACCGCATCAGCTAACTTGAACGATCGGTTTCGTTCAACATTCACCCCCAACACACCAAGGAGTTCCATTATGAAAAAACGCTTCATGCTCATCCTTCTCGCCCTCGTTGCCGCCGTCGCCGGACTGACCGGTTGCAGCAAAGAGGAAGCCGTGGGCAAGCCGGCCGTTATCCGCGTCGATTACGCCTACTACAACCCGGTCGCTCTTTTGCTCAAGGACAAGGGGTGGCTCGAAACCGAGCTGGCCAAGGAGAACATCAAGGTCGAGTGGTATCTGAGCCTCGGCAGCAACAAGGCCCTGGAGCTGCTGAACAGCAAGAGCGTCGATTTCGGTTCCACTGCCGGCGCCGCTTCGCTGATCGGCAAGGCCAACGGCAACCCGATCAAGGCGATTTACCTTTATTCGAAACCGGAATGGACCGCCCTGGTCACCGCCAAAGACAGTCCGATCCAGAAGGTGACCGACCTCAAAGGGAAAAAGGTCGCCGCTACCCGCGGTACCGACCCGCACATCTTCCTGCTGCGCGCCCTTGATCGCTTCGGCCTGTCGGAAAAAGACATCGAACTGGTTCCCCTGCAGCATCCCGACGGCAAAAATGCCCTCGATCGCGGCGATGTCGCCGCCTGGGCGGGCCTCGATCCGCACATGGCGCAGATCGAACTGGAAAAAGGCGCCCGCCTCTTCTTTCGCGACCCCGATCTCAACACCTACGGCGTGCTCAACGTGCGCGAAGAGTTCGCCAAACAGTATCCTGACTACGTGGTCAGGGTGCTGACGGTCTACGAGAAGGCGCGCAAGCACGCTATCGCCCACCCGGACGAACTCAAGGCGGTCCTGGCCCGGGACGCCAAGTTGAGTCCGGAAGTTGCGGCCAAGGAACTGGAGCGCACCGATCTGAGCAATCCGGTCATCGGCGACGTCCAGCACAAGGCGATCGCCGCCGCTGGCGCGGTCTTGAAAAAGAGCGGCATCATTCCGGAAACGGTCGATATCGAGGCGACGGTCGGCAGTCTGATCGATCCGGGTTTCATCGCCAAAGTTGCCAGGTAAGGACACGAATCATGAGTAGCTACGGTCACGAAACCGCGCTTGCGGCGGCGTTGACAAAGACATTGACCAGGACCGGAGTCCGCGCCTGGCGCGGACTCCGGCTCCCCGATCCACTGCTGGGCTGGCTGCTGCCGGCCCTGCTGGTCGCCGTCTGGGAGATTCTCGCCCGCATGGGGGTCTTCCCGCCCAACTGGCTGCCGGCGCCGAGCGTCGTCGCCACCACCATTTTCGACCTGGCACGGCAGGGGGAACTCCTCGGGCATATCGGTATCACCTTGTGGCGCATCGCGGCAGGATTCTTACTCGGTGCGATCGCCGCCACCCTGTTCGGCACCCTCACCGGCTACCTGCCGCTGGCGCGCAAACTTCTCGACCCGCTGTTGCAGGCGTTGCGTAACATCCCGTCCATGGCCTGGGTGCCGCTGTTTCTGCTCTGGCTCGGAGTGCAGGAATCTTCGAAGGTCAGCCTCATCGCCGTCGGGGTTTTTTTCCCCGTCTACCTCAACCTTTACAGCGGTATTTTGCAGGTCGACCGCAAACTGCTGGAAGTCGGTCGGATCTTTCAGCTTAAAGGGATCGAGTTGATTCGGCGCATCGTTTTGCCGGCAACCCTGCCGGCTTATCTGGTCGGACTGCGCAGCGGGCTGGGGCTCGGCTGGATGTTCGTCGTCGCCGCCGAACTGATGGGGGCGAGCAGGGGGCTCGGCTTTTTGATGGTCGATGGCCAGATGACCGGCCGTGCCGCGATCATCATCGCTAGCATTGTTCTGTTTGCCATCTTCGGCAAGCTGACCGACCTGCTGCTGGAGAGCGTCGGCCGGCGCTGGCAACGCCGGGCGCATCCGGTCGGCAAAGAGAGAAGGAGAGCAGGAATATGACCGTCACCCCGGCCCACCCACGGGCCCTCGCCATCGACCAGCTGCAGAAATCGTTTCAGGTCAACGGCGATGAAATCGTCGCCCTGGAACAGGTCGATCTCGCCATCGAACCGGGTGAATTTGTCAGTATCGTCGGCAGCAGCGGTTGCGGCAAGAGCACCCTGCTGCGCATCGTTGCCGGGCTGGAAACCAGCTCAGCCGGCAGTGTCCGCCTGGGCGACAAAACGATTTTTTCCCCGAGCCTGGAGCGGGGGATGGTCTTTCAGGAACACCGCCTCCTCCCCTGGCTGACAGTCGTGGAAAATGTCGCCTTCGGCCTCGGCCGCAAACTGACCGTCGAGCAGCAGCGCTCGGTCGATGAGCATATCGAGCTGGTCGGTCTCGAAAAGTTTGCCCGCGCCTACCCCGATCAGCTCTCCGGCGGCATGGCGCAGCGCGCCGCCATCGCCCGCGCCCTGGTCACCCGTCCCGAACTGCTGCTGCTCGACGAGCCGTTCGGCGCCCTCGATGCCCTGACCCGGATCCAGATGCAGGAGGAAATCCTGCGGATCTGGGAGGTGGAGAAGACCACCATGGTCCTGGTCACTCACGACATCGACGAGGCGATTTTCCTCGGCGACCGGGTGGTGATCATGTCAAGCCGGCCGGGGACGATCAAAAAAATTCTCCCGGTGAACCTCCCGCGCCCGCGCGATCGCAGCAGCTACGATTTTGTGCAGATCCGCAAGGAGATTTACGGTCACTTTTTTCACGGCGCCGAGCAGCCCTTTGCCTATGCGATCTGAGGACCGGCGGCGTGTTAGCACCCGGGATAAGTCGAGTACCTCATGCGCCGTATTGACGAGAACACTCTTGCCTATCAACAGGAACTCGACCTTGGTCACGCCAGTCTCGAACCCGGCGGCGAGCTGATCGCCGCGCACCGTCCATCGAAAGGAGTTCTGGTGTGAGTCGCAAAGACCTTGACAGCATGGGAGTGCGGGAAATCCGCATCCCTTCCTTGCTTGACGGCTCAGCGGAGCCAAACCTGTATTTCATCCCCGAGGGGGATGGTCCTTTTCCACTGCTGGTTGCCCTGCACACCTGGAGTTTTGACCGCTTCAATCAGCTGGAGACCCTGCTGCCGCTCTGCCGCGAGCGCAGCTGGGCGCTGCTGCTGCCCGAGGCGCGCGGCCCCAACCTGGCCGGCAATCCCCATGCGGAGCAAGCTGCCGGCTCACCCCTGGCGCGACAGGATGTGCTCGATGCGACGGCCTGGATAACGGCGCGTTTCTCCATCGACCGGCAGCGGCTCTTTCTGCTTGGTGGCAGCGGCGGGGGACAACTGGCGCTGCTGGTCGCGGCGGCGGACCCCGCCCGCTGGCGTGCCGTCAGCGTCTGGGTGCCGATCACCGATCTCGCCCTCTGGCACGGCGAGGCGAGCTACTACGCGCCGCACATCGAGGCCTGTCTTGGCGGTCCTCCGGGCGCCTCGGCCGACATCGACCGGCGCTATCGCGAGCGTTCGCCGCTGGAACATGCCGCCGCCCTGACCGAAACCAACCTCTTTCTGCACCACGGCCGCTTCGATCCCCTGGTCCCCTGGCAGCACAGCTGGCGCCTCGCCGAACGACTGCACGCGTTGGGCGCCCGGCGCTTCTTCTTGGAAATTTTCGACGGCGAGCACGATATTCAGGCCCGGCGGGCGCTCGACTGGTTCTCCGCCCAGGGGGGGCGGGTGGAATCCGGCTGGCGCCTGACCGGGTGACCGACACCCCGAGGACTTCATGACCGACGTCTACAACACCATCGACACCGCCTCCCGACAGCAGGTCGAGCAGCTCGCCGCGATCCTGGAACTACGCGCCGCCGACCCGCAGCAGCGGGCGATGCTGCGCGCCTACCTGGAGCGGATCGACTTCCCCGCCCGAGCCCGTGTGGTCGAGGTCGGCTGCGGCACCGGGCCGGTGGCCCGGGTGCTGGCCCAAATCCCCGACGTCGGTGCCGTGATCGGCATCGATCCGTCGCCAGTGCTGCTTGGCAGAGCCCGGCAACTCGCCGCGAATCAGTGCAAACTGACATTTCGGGAAAGCTCCGCAGAGGCTTTGCCGCTGACGGACGCCAGTCAGGACGTGGTCGTTTTTCACACCTCCCTCTGCCACCTCACCGACCCGGCCGCCGCGCTGCACGAAGCCTTTCGAGTGCTGGTGCCGGGAGGCTGGCTGGCGGTCTTCGACGGCGATTATGCCTCAACCACCTTCGGCACCGACGACCTCGATCCCCTGCAGCTCTGCGCCGCGTCCTTCCGTCGTGCCTTCATCCACGACAGCTGGCTGGCCCGGCGCGCGCCGGGCCTGGCCGAGGGGGCCGGATTCACGGTCCGCGACTTTCGCACCTTCAGCTACAGCGAAACCCGGCCCGACTACCTGCTGAGCGTGGTCGATCGCGGTGCCGAGGCGTTGGCCGAGGAAGGAGTTATCGGGCGGGAGCTGGCAGCGGCAATGAAGGGCGAGGCCCGGCAGCGCACGCGGAAAGGACGGTTTTTCGGCCAGATCGGCTATGCGGCACTGATCGCGCGCAAGCCGGCTTCGGAAGGCTAATTCCGCAGAAAAACGTTGAAGCGATGGGGATCTTCACCAACACGGTATCTCCCAAAGTACGCAGGGAAATGATGGTGGAGCGCTGCCGAAACCTGTTGGGGTTTTCATGACCCACGACTGCGGCGTCTGCCCGCTGCGGGAGGGACTCAACGGCGGGAGAGAGGAACGGCAGGCGCAATGCAACGCCGCGGCTTTTCTACGCCGGGCCGGCTACCCGGCGCCGGAGGACTGGCGGGCGGCGCTGGCCCACCTGAGGCGGCGTTTCGGCGAGGAACCCTGCCCCCATGAGGTCGGTGTCTTTCTGGCTATCCGCTCAAGGACGTGGCCGCCTTTCTCGGCTGGAGGAAGCGACCGCTCAGCTCACAGCAACTCTTGAAGATCTACGGTCAGCCACGCCGCAGCCTGTGGTTGGCCGAGCATTACCGGCAGCTGCGCCGGCAACATGGCCCAACGACTCTCGGCCCCCTTAGCGATGCCGCCGGTTTGAATACTGCTCAATTTGCCGATTTGACTGTCATCGACAAAACGACCTTCACCCCAGCGCCTTTTTCATCCTCTCCAGCGCTTCAACCAGCAGGCTGCGCGGGCAGCCGAAATTAAGGCGCACGAAGCCGGGGGCGCCGAAATCGCCGCCGTCGGAGAGGCCGACCCCCGCGGCTTCGAAGAATTGCCCCGGCTGATCAAGGCCGCGGGCGCGGGTGTCGATCCACGCCAGACAGGTGGCCTCGACCGGGGTCATCGCCAGCCCCGGCATGGCGGCGATCGCCTGCGTCACCAGTTCGTGATTGCCACGCAGATAGGCGAGCAACTCCTGCCGCCACGGTTCGCCGTGACGATAGGCGGCTTCGGCGGCGGTCAGCCCCAGGGTGTTGACGTGCGGCACGATGCGCCCCATCGCCTGCTTGAATTGCTTGCGCAGCTGCGGATCGGAGATTACCGCGAAGGAGCAGCCGAGTCCGGGGATATTGTAGGTTTTGCTCGGTGCGAGCAGAGTGATGCAGCGGCTGGCGACCCCCGGATCGAGGGTCGCGATCGGTATATGGCGCTGCTCCGGATTCAGCACCAGCCCGGCGTGGATGTCGTCGGAGCCGATCACCAGATCGTGGCGGCGCGCAATCTCCGCCAGCGCCTCCAGTTCCGGGCGGCTCCAGGCGCGCCCCACCGGATTGTGCGGGTTGCACAGCAGCAGCAGCCGGGTGCGCGGGGTGATGGCCGCTTCGATGGCGGCAAAATCAAATTGCCAGCGTTGCTCGCGCAGCACCAGTGGCACATCCAGCAGCTCGCGTTCGGACAACCCCGGCGCCGATAAAAACGGCGGGTAGATCGGCGAGCTGGTCAGTACTGCGTCCCCCCTTTCGCCGACCGCGCGACACAGCACGTTCAGGCCGGTCACCAGTCCCGGCAGCCAGACCAGTTCCTCCGCCCCGATTTGCCAGGCAAAGTCCCGCTGCAGGTGGTCGATGACCGCCCGGCGCAACCCGTCGCCCGGCGCCGTGTAGCCAAATACCCCATGGTCGATCCGTTCATGCAGGGCGGCCAGGACCGCCGGCGGTGCGGCAAAGTCCATATCGGCCACCCACAGCGGGAGGATGTCGCGACCGGCATAGCGGTTCCATTTTTCGCTGCCGGTCTGGCGGCGGTCGATAAGCTGGTCGAAATCGAAAAGCGGTTGCGGCATGAAGAATCCTCACTGACGTTTGTCCACAGGGGGGCTCCTTCTGCGAGCCGCGGTGGGTGGCTGGTTTTCGCGAAAACCGCAGAAACATCTTGACAGGGCCCGCCTGCCCGATTTAAATTCTATCTAAACGATAGGGTTATAGCATTTTCACCGACAGAAGGCCAGAAGTCAAAAGTTTTTTCCGCAGGAGCGGCCATGCAGATTTCCCTGATCGGCGGACTTGACCGGCTGCAGCGCCACTACCGGGAAGAGGCGCAGAAGCTCGGGATCGAGCTGCGCGTCTACAATACCGCGGAAACCAATCTTGCCGCCAAGGTCAGCCATTGCCAGGCGGTGCTGCTGCTCACCGGCAAGATCTCCCACCGGGCCCGGCGCGAAGTGATGAAGGTCGCCCGGGCGCAGCGGATTCCGGTCTCCATGTCGCATCAGTGCGGGGTCTGCGCGGTCCGGGATTGCCTGAATTGCCTGCAACAGCAGGGCGCAACGCGGAGCTGACCATGTGCCAACTGCTCGGGATGAACTGCAACGTCCCCACCGACATCTGTTTCTCCTTTACCGGTTTTCGCCGCCGCGGCGGGGCGACCGACGTCCATGGCGACGGCTGGGGGATCGGCTTTTTCGAGGGGAAGGGGGCGCGGCTGTTTCTCGACCCGCAGCCATCCGCCCACTCGCCGCTGGCGGAGCTGGTGCGATCCTATCCGATCCGGTCGCTGAACGTCATCGCTCACATCCGCAAAGCGACCGCAGGGGTGGTGACCCTGGAGAATACCCATCCGTTCCAGCGTGAGCTCTGGGGGCGGCACTGGCTCTTCGCCCACAACGGCCACCTGCCGCTGTTCAAGCCTGCCCTGGATGGCAATTTCATGCCGGTCGGCAACACCGACAGCGAATGGATCTTCTGCTGGCTGCTGCAAAGCCTCAAGCAGCGCTTCGGCACCACGCCCCCGGCACCGGCCGCGCTGTTTGCCGTCCTGCAGGAGCTGACCCTGGAATTTGCCCCGCAGGGGATCAGCAATTACCTGCTCAGCAACGGGCAGGTGATGGTCGCCCATTGTTCGACGCGGCTCAGTTATATTGTGCGTCAGGCACCCTTCGGCGAGGCGCATCTGGTGGATGAGGATGTGGCTGTCGATTTCCGTGAACTGACCACGCCGCGCGACCGGGTGGCGGTGATCACCTCGCTGCCGCTGACCGACAACGAGGCCTGGGTCGACATGCGCCCCGGCACCCTGTGGATGTTTCGCGAGGGGGAGGTGGTCGAACAGGCCGACACCGCGCCCAGTCCGGTGCAGTCGCTGGAGAGCAGTCCGTTGAGGTGAATCTGAGGGGGTTTGCCCGGACGCGGTTTTAACCTGTCACCGGACAAACGGCATGGAGGGAGACCTTCTGGATGCTGATGGCATCGACCGGGCAGGCGGCGACACAGGCGCCGCAGCGGATGCAGTCGGCCTGGTTGATCCAGACCTGGCTGACCTCATCGACCTTGCGGGCGATCTTCCAGCCGGTCAATCGGCCATTGGCGTCGTGATGCAGGCTCTTGATCTTGAGGATACACTCGGGACGTGGTTTGGCTTTGACGCACCAGTCGCAGTAGATGCACTTGTCGCTGTCGATTTCGTATTTGAAGTGGCACTGATAGCAGCGCTGCGCTTCATCACCGGAGGTCTCGGCGCTGAACCCCAGATCAACCTCGGTCATCAGATCGCGCCGTGCCAGCGGAGTGGTCGGCATCCTCTGCAGCGGTACCGCGTCCATCTCGCG is a window encoding:
- a CDS encoding class II glutamine amidotransferase; its protein translation is MCQLLGMNCNVPTDICFSFTGFRRRGGATDVHGDGWGIGFFEGKGARLFLDPQPSAHSPLAELVRSYPIRSLNVIAHIRKATAGVVTLENTHPFQRELWGRHWLFAHNGHLPLFKPALDGNFMPVGNTDSEWIFCWLLQSLKQRFGTTPPAPAALFAVLQELTLEFAPQGISNYLLSNGQVMVAHCSTRLSYIVRQAPFGEAHLVDEDVAVDFRELTTPRDRVAVITSLPLTDNEAWVDMRPGTLWMFREGEVVEQADTAPSPVQSLESSPLR